A genomic segment from Gossypium hirsutum isolate 1008001.06 chromosome D04, Gossypium_hirsutum_v2.1, whole genome shotgun sequence encodes:
- the LOC107899733 gene encoding uncharacterized protein — MGLTNFVLTVAGVSAVVLLLRSDVKQSAASFRRNVKHIKNWLEEESSAASKAAEKVKPKELDSKVPPKEKD; from the exons ATGGGGTTGACGAATTTCGTATTAACAGTAGCAGGTGTTAGCGCTGTGGTTCTTTTACTGAGAAGCGACGTTAAACAATCGGCTGCCAGTTTTAGGCGCAACGTTAAGCATATAAAGAATTGGCTTGAAGAAGAGTCTTCTGCTGCTTCCAA GGCAGCTGAGAAGGTAAAGCCCAAGGAACTGGACTCCAAGGTCCCTCCTAAGGAGAAAGACTAG